TCCTTTCGGTATTTATACAATCCGTCCACCAGGGGGTGGTACAAGCAAAATTTCCTCCCTATAAGACAGGAATAGGGAAGGCTCCACCCAGCGGCTTGAAATTGTCAACACAGCCCGCTCCATGTATTACTTCACCCTGGCAGACACTCACTCTGCTGTTCACCCTGGCAGAGGCCCACTATGCTGCTCTGAGGCTCAAGTCTATTTGTTTGCAAAGGAGATTCTGGTACCCAAGGAACAGAGACCCATCTGGTAGAAACAAACTTTGACTGAGCACTTTCTCTACCTGATAACTAGGCACAGGAACCTGAAATCCTCCTGTGAGGACTGAGAGGTCAGACCTTCTGCAAAGATGTCTAAATTACAGCCAGTGCAGGAAGGGAATGTTTCTCCCCTTGAACCTTCAGCCATCATCAGAGGAGCAAGCAGAACATTCTGGCTCTGTCTGTGGACCAAACCCAAAAGGCTCATGATGAGGGCCAGGAGGGTAGATCAGAGAAGTAATTAGACTGGTAAATAGGTTTGTGGCAACTCCCTTCTCTGTGGACATGGGCCCAGGTCTGGCTCAGAACACAGGGCCATCACAACTTAGGGCAGCATCCTGCTGTATCACAGGCAGGTCGAAGAGTCAGGGAGAACTGCCCAGCTGGAGTCGATTTTATCTGGAAGGAACGAATATTTGGGAGAAGTCCCAGCGCTTCTTGTGTGCCAACCCGTCCCCACCTTCTCCAGCCCCCTCCCACTGGTTCCTCCCCTTCCAGCTGCTCTGGCTCTAATAAAAACCCCAAAGCTTTCCACTGACAGCCTGTAGGAGCCTCTCCCTATTGCTGCTGCAGGAGACACTGCCACCCAGCCAGGGGACCAGCGAGACCATGAGGAGCCTGCTGCTTTTCACCATTCTGGCTGCCTTGGCAGTGGCAGTTCTGTGCTATGGTGAGAGAACTTTTCTCCCTgcccttcctctgggtctccgtgTTTGCCTTCTTCTATTTGTATTTTCACCCAATCCCCTCCTCATCTTCACCCTTTCTCTCTTACAATCTTTGAGATGccatgcttttcacttttccCAGTGTCCATGGACACTGATCTGTCCCATCCTTCTTTTTTAATGCTCGAAGTTTTGAGAACCTTGGATACAACTTAACATGAAGTCCTTTCAGTGCTAAGTCTCTATACATCTAGTAGAAATCTAGGCATTTCAGAAGCAAGAGCTCAAATTCCCAGTCCCTGCATTCCAGTTTTCAAAGATGTTTATTTAAACTTTagttaaaaatgttaaatgttgGTTAAATCACCTACCTTTAAGAAAATTTGTTTTCACGTGACATATTAAATATCCGTCCTAAGGACTGGATGATATAATGAAGTTACTATATCAGGTccatgaattaattttaaaataaaattctgcatttaaataacttcagaaaaaTCTGATTTCATAATTTCTACTGTCAAAAATTTTTACATGACTTCTACAGTTTAATCAAAAGATGCTTCTTCAAGCTTATGAAAGgaagtttaaaacaaaattgtGTATGTAAGTCAACATTACTCTTCAACTGCCTGAATATTTTAGCTGTTTTTGAGCCTAAATTCTATTAACAGCCCAAGTCTTCTGCTTCTCATTCCTGAAATTATTCACAAGCTTCAGGTATCAGAGAATCTTATTTATTTGCCTCCTTTTTAGCTTTTCAGGCAAATTCACTTGCTAACAAACATAAGTCTCTGTTTCCTAAATTCACATGCCGTTCTAATGCAAAGAAGACTCATGCCTTGCCGTCATTCCAGCTCTTTCTCTGACCTGGTCTTGTGCCCAGCACGCGTCATCAGCTGGAGCCAGTGGTTTCTGCGGCTCCCAAGATGACACCCGTTGTTAAGAGGCTTCCAGGCCCCTCTTGGAAATCCGTGCTGGTGAAGTGCAGGAGGGAAACCGCTTCGAGGCTCTCCTACTCAGAGGCTCCTGTGGCCTCCTCCCCTGTGCTCCCAAACAGGCCTTCGTACATCCAAGAAGGCGGCTCCCAGGGACTTTACAGAAACACTGAAAATGTCTAAATTctctcatttgaaagtcagagccaaAGCTAGCAGCTAGCAGCTACCTCCTCCAGCACTGGATAAAGTGTAGAGATAACTATAATGAGGCTAGagctaaaataaagaaatcctacATTCCTAAAATTTATAATAACCACATGCCAAATATATCCATCCcatatttttaatactttcaTTTCCCTCTATCCCTACATTTGGACAACTGCATTGTGTGGTAAATGACaatataactgattttttttaattccagaatCTCACGAGAGCATGGAATCCTATGAAATTAGTAagtgaaaatctgactttctaatttaaaTCTCTTGCATTAAGGAATTTCTCACTATGtctaagaaaacaaaatggtAGAATATAtgacagaaagggaaaggggGGCTTCTTTTGGAAAATCAAAGGAAACTTTAAATCCAGTGATTGCAAGAATTGCCAAATGAACAACTCTTAAAGTTTGGAGTACTACAATTTAACATTTAAGCTGCATTCAACAGACACAGAAGTCATAAAATCTCACATGGAAATTTCAAGTTGGCCTCACGTCAACCACACAGATGAAAACGAGGAGTAATGACAGATCCGCAAAATACAGAGGCCAAGTCAGCTGGGAGACCACAGGCGTCAGCATCAAGTTGAATGATGTTGAATATCTGGATTTATAAAACTGGAGTACAGCAGGAAATAGCATATTCTTTTGAGtttctatttattcattattttttagaaagtttaaaCTGTTCATTTACTGGCAGTAAGCTTTTAGGAATGTGTTGTAAATCCTCAGGACAGAAAATTCCTCCTCAAATACAAACCGAGCAGGAATTCCGAACAGAGAAAGCAAAGTGAGTGGCCAAAGGCaaggaaacaaaccaaaatgGTGGCAGCCCACACGACAAACCTCTAAGATACCCACTCAGGCTACTGGTTTCTTATGATCAAGAAATTTGTCAAACATATTTCCCTTTAATGCTTACCATCTCTGGTTACATCAAAGGCATTAATTCAGGGGTTTTCAAATAGATCTGTGTCAGAGAATATTCATGAAAACCTTTCCGGCTCCTGCTTCCCTAACACTGCCGTTCCTCTTTTCTGTTTGAAGATCCCTTCATTAACAGGAGAAATGCAAACACCTTTATTTCGccgcagcagagatggagggcgAAGGCCCAAGAGAGGTAGGTGACAGAACTTGGTGAGAGGGGGTCGTTTTTCCAGTGTGGCATCATAGATGTGACTGCAGCGAGGGACACACGTCCATCATGTATTTGGTGTTAAAGACCTTActgacaatattttaaaatgctactcAATATTTAGAAAGTCATTCAGTGAAGACCTCAAGAAACATGGagttggggcctggcagcgtggcctagtggctaaggtcctcgccttgaatgcgccgggatcccatatggttgctgattctaatcccagcagctccacttcctctctatctctcctcctctctgaatatctgactttgtaataaaaataaaataaatcttttaaaaaaaaagaaacatggagtTGGaggaaggcaagacagaaagaaaacttcTGTTTTCATGTTTCAAAAAATACCTCTTGTTCTTCCTCCCATCCCCTCACCAGCCTACCCCATTCTTCAAATGTGGGTAATGAAGGGAACCTTTGCCAATATTTGTTatacttttttccctttttttgttttttcaccttTCAACACTTCTTAAAGTTGGCCTCTCTTTCCACTCTCTAGGATCAGAGAACGTAGCAAGCCTGCCTATGAGCTCAATCGGGAAGCCTGTGATGACTTTAAACTTTGTGAACGCTACGCCATGGTTTATGGATACAATGCTGCCTACAATCGCTATTTCAGGCAGCGCCGAGGGGCCGAATGAGAGCAGGAAAACTTTCTTTTGTTGGAGTCTGGTGCCTGATTTTGTATACCTTTGCACTGCATTACTGAAatatacagacacatacacagtGCTTCTTTCCTACATACTCTTCAGTTGGGCTGCgcccttccttcctgcccccagGAATGATAAGTACTGAAAGTACAATGTGTTAGGTTGCATGATTATTACATAATAAACTTCTGATTTGGTACTTTCATTTTGTGAATCTAATTTTCTTCCTGGAAATGCTGAGCTATTTACAAGACCAGTGCTCTAACCCCTGAGCTATGGAGCCAACCATAATGCTGAGCTATTTAAACAATGGCCCTCTAATACAGAATACGAGATTCTGTTAATCTTGTGTCTTGTGTTGACTGAAAGCCTAACTGGAATGCATGAAACTTAGAATGTGCTCGCTCAGATAGAATTTGTCATGTTACCCGGCACAGGGAATGACTGCTTCAACTATGAGTCATTCAGGGTTGTCCCACTCTAACTTAAGTCCATTATTAGATTCTATGCACTTAGTTCTCATCTCTCATACATTAAGGTCAAAAAGACCAGCAAAggcaaaaattaattaataaataaacaagaaagaggaaaggggggaaaacagcagagaccaatggaaaataaatttcaagaCGACAGAATTAAAACTAACTATGCCTAGTGCAGATGATGGCTGAGCTGGGGGAGGCTGATGCAGGGAAGTTGCAGCGCTTAGCAGCCACAGAGCAGCAAAAGGTGCAATTCACCACACGGGGGCATCACTTCTTGGAGCTGCGTTGGAATGTGTGGAGAAGCCAGGGCACTGCCTGGACTCTTGCACTGAAAGTTGTCTCTCTAGCTGTGTGGACAACTTCATCAACACGACTCTTGCCATCACTGGTTGATTTGCCCAAATTGAACAGAAAGGAGGGCAGTAGGCTACCCCGAGAGAATGAcagaagcagcaaaagcctttCTATTAAACAGATTGCAAGACAAAGGGGGAAAGTCACCATCCCATTGGCAGGTCAGatcagggcccggtgcggtagcctagtggctaaagccctcgctttgcacgcaccaagatcccagatgggtgccggctcaagtcctggctgctccatttcgaatccagccccctgcttgtggccttggaaagcagtcaagggtggcccaaagccttgggaccctgcaccagtatgggaaacccaggagaacctgggaaaagctcctggatcctggctttggatcagctcagctccggatcttctctctgtctctccttgcctctgtaaatctgcctttccaacacaaataaataaatcttacaaataaaaatacaattaaatattaCCGCATAAACACCAAAGAGGTAAAGTTAGAAAAACTGCAGTACCAAATGTTTGTAaggaacctgagccatcctctgctgttttcccaggccacaagcaggaagagcagccatgacttgaagCAATTCTcgcgtgggatgctggcagcacagcagAAGCTTAGACTACAACATCATGGCATAGGCCCTGCTAGATATATTTTCTGCCATGCCCACCATTAAGAATCACGCCCCTTTGATGTCAGTTCAAAACAAAATggattgggcttggcagcgtggcctagtggctaaggtcctcgccttgatcccatatggccgctggttctaatcctggcagctccacttcctctctatctctcctcctctcagtatatctgactttgtaataaaaataaaataaatcttaaaaaaaaaaaaatggattaatGCATTCTACTTTCCCTTCAAGACCAAAGAACCAGAAGGTGTTAAACACCTTAAACTGCCACTCACTGTATAGTGTTACTTCCCCAGTAGATAGAATACATAGGTCTGAGAACTAACGTGTGAAAGCAAAGATAGCTCTATTTACCATGATTTATAACCTACAGGATGAATTTATAGTTTCGTTTATGTATTTGAACATTGTATGAATTTATACATTTCACTTGCTTCCTTGACTTTCATTGAGTGTTCTACTTGCCCCTCGGAATGAACTAAccacctctgtaactctgcccttcagataaacaaaataaagctttttaaaaaacaaactggtGACCTGTTGGATTTTTTCCCCCCACCTTTTACTTTTCTAAATTCAAGCACTGAAAGCTAACCAATGAGCAAGAAAGCCAGAAACATAAGTCACCCAGGGTTGTTAAAGCATGAAGTTAAGCTTTGAAAAACACTGTTTAAGAAATATGCTCCTTGCCCACTTAGTTAAAACAGGagatttttattatgtttaccTAGAAACCCTCTAACTCCTTCACTTTGCATAGAATAATACACAAAATTTGTTGCTGTCTATCTCATCTGAGGATAATGACCACTCCTTCTGACCACAGATAATGAAGGTAAATAATCTGGATACATTCAGATCAATCTGAGACAGAGCTTTCCTCTTTACAAGGGGTCTTGGAAAGGTTCCTAGAGGATAAAGAGTtttgtattataaaattattcaaagaaaatgatAAGTGCTGTGACTTACTTTTAGGAGTGAATTAGACCTTAAACATGAGGAGAACGTATAGGTATAAGAAAAAGGAgatattatttattggaaaatacaCTTCTAGAGAAGAGTATAATATCCAGGAGAATGGGATCAAAATGATATAGTAGAAACATACGGGCAATCTGTATCTATCTCCTtgaaaacatacataaagcaaatctaaataacatTTTCAACAGAATCATTCTAGAAACAATGTCCTGGTCAGCGTCCCATCAAACGTTGTTGTAAACTTCTGTACCCATGCAAGCTGCAAGGTCTTCATATATTTTCTCTTGGCAATTCATTGattcattatatatatgtatatatgcatacatatatgtatacatatatgcacagatACAAAATTTGAAAAGCATGCATACTATTTGAATAGTATACTAAATATATTAAACAACActcttgcaaatgtatttaattaaatgTAATAAATGTAATATATGGATTCAATATATCAAGTTCTCCTATGGGGTTTGTTAGTACAGAAATCTGCTTATTATACAAGGGTTAGCTAGATAATCGGACAATAGAAGGTTCCTTTCAAGGGGCACCGATTAACTTCCTGCTGAATATTATTTAGAGTCACCAATCTTTATTTCTATATCAATCCTAGTATATAAACAACATTTAACAAGCATTTATCATATACATTTGttatatcagaaaataaaatcaccGTAAGATGATCATCCCATTCatgattactctttttttttgaaagtctgcagaattttattcatttaaaaattttgaaacaaattaCAAATTCTTCTGAAATGTAATCTACACCCAAGGCCAACTTTATTTGAATCTAGTCTGCAGTTTTGGTGTTTAACTAAAGGTCTAACAGCAGAGGATAATGAATTCACTGTATCTTTAGTGTTCCTAGGATGTGAAAGAGACCACAGTGACAGTGGGGTAGCTTAGAGTGTGATGTGTTCAGAAAATAGGATAGTTAACTGAAAACAGGTATCAACATGAACATGTTATATTAATTTcattctgcatttatttatttatatatatatttttattcgttgattacattgtattatgtgatacagtttcattggaactgggaatcaccccacccctcctcttgCCCTCCCCCCacgtggaatgttccaccttgttgcatatccactgatcatgATTACTCTTATTCTTCACTTCTGTGTTCTACTTTTCTTGATGGCATATTAAGTGTTATATTTCTTAAACAATCATTTTAGACATTTTGGGCTTAATTCTTCTTAATTATGTTCTCTCAGACACAACAGAAAGAGTCCACTCTATGGATTCACCTCTGTTTTCTCAATATTCCATGCTTGGTATGTTGCTTAGAGATTTTCACATTTCCCTCCATCTTTTGCTAAGTACATTCTGCTTTATCAATGTGTTCTCTACAGGACTCAATATGCAGCACAGCACCTTGTCCAAAGATCCTGGAGTGCAACACACTGTCACTACACATGGAGAGGTTAAAAACACATTTGTTGCTGGCATAAATGCTTCTCACTGTCTATTAAAACCTTCAGGCACTTTAAACACATACTGTTAGCAAGTCATCCCATCCCATCCTTGTGGGCGCATTTTATAATATAAACACCAACTATGTTTTATCCCTTTCTAAATGTCATCTTGTTGAATTCAATGGCTGAGATAATTTTGCTATTCATT
Above is a window of Ochotona princeps isolate mOchPri1 chromosome 27, mOchPri1.hap1, whole genome shotgun sequence DNA encoding:
- the MGP gene encoding matrix Gla protein, with product MRSLLLFTILAALAVAVLCYESHESMESYEINPFINRRNANTFISPQQRWRAKAQERIRERSKPAYELNREACDDFKLCERYAMVYGYNAAYNRYFRQRRGAE